A genome region from Salvelinus alpinus chromosome 26, SLU_Salpinus.1, whole genome shotgun sequence includes the following:
- the LOC139554871 gene encoding trophoblast glycoprotein-like: MPVLAPLIVFFALLCSISGRASGCPLRCECSEAAHTVKCVSKYLRSVPSGIPGYTRNLFITGNQISRIGPESFKGLDNLTTLSLSNNRITEVESQTFSGLRSLRSLDLSSNQLTVINPEAFTVPGHTLRELNLSRALYNHSSVMDLAVSLRWSTLGEIRTLDLSGNSLIYLPSHTFSYMGGLRRLILANNSLVALHNGTFSGLDSLEQLDLTFNALRTIQEEGLAELDSLCPGARLILGENPWTCICGMEPFAAWLNSSQGHVGDAESLVCAFPPGMRNISLLRLAAGVAGQAGVGGDRVALGCQRVDEGADLALQTSYVFLGIVLGFVGLVFLLVLYLNRQGIKKRINDMREACTEVLEGYHYRYELDSDPRLSQVSTTADI, translated from the exons ATGCCGGTTTTGGCACCACTAATTGTTTTCTTTGCGCTGCTCTGTTCAATCTCTGGGCGCGCGTCCGGATGCCCTCTCCGTTGCGAATGCTCAGAAGCCGCGCACACCGTCAAGTGTGTTTCCAAATATTTGCGGAGTGTCCCGTCCGGGATACCAGGGTACACGAGGAATCTGTTTATAACGGGAAATCAGATAAGCAGAATTGGACCAGAATCGTTCAAAGGGCTGGACAATTTAACCACGTTGTCACTGAgtaacaacag GATAACAGAGGTAGAGTCTCAGACGTTTTCCGGACTGCGTTCCCTCCGCTCTCTGGACCTGAGCTCCAACCAGCTGACTGTGATCAACCCAGAGGCCTTCACTGTTCCGGGCCACACCCTCAGGGAGCTCAACCTCAGCCGAGCTCTCTACAACCACTCCTCTGTCATGGACCTGGCTGTGTCTCTTCGCTGGTCCACCCTGGGGGAGATCCGGACCCTGGACCTGTCAGGGAACAGCCTGATCTACCTGCCCTCTCACACCTTCTCCTACATGGGGGGTCTGCGGAGGCTCATCCTGGCCAACAACTCCCTGGTGGCCCTCCACAATGGCACCTTCTCTGGGCTGGACTCTCTGGAGCAGCTGGATCTGACCTTCAACGCTCTGCGGACCATCCAGGAGGAAGGCCTGGCTGAGCTTGACTCGCTGTGTCCCGGGGCGAGACTCATTCTAGGGGAGAACCCCTGGACCTGTATCTGTGGCATGGAGCCCTTCGCTGCCTGGCTCAACTCCTCCCAGGGACATGTGGGGGACGCAGAGAGCCTGGTGTGTGCCTTCCCCCCAGGCATGAGGAACATCTCTCTGCTGAGGCTGGCGGCTGGGGTGGCTGGACAGGCTGGGGTGGGCGGGGACAGGGTGGCGCTGGGGTGCCAAAGGGTGGATGAGGGGGCGGACCTGGCCCTCCAGACTTCCTACGTGTTCCTGGGGATCGTCCTGGGCTTCGTGGGACTCGTCTTCCTCTTGGTCCTCTACCTCAACCGGCAGGGCATCAAGAAGAGGATCAATGACATGCGGGAAGCATGCACAGAGGTGTTGGAGGGATACCACTACCGCTACGAGCTCGATTCCGACCCCAGGCTCTctcaggtctccaccacagcagacATTTGA